From the genome of Streptacidiphilus rugosus AM-16, one region includes:
- a CDS encoding pyridoxal phosphate-dependent decarboxylase family protein, which translates to MGHSTDFRSAARQAADLIADYLDGLPDRPVWTPMSAEAREALLELPLPEQGTGLDALLGEVAAKVLPHPMGNGHPRFFGWVNAAPAPAGVLGAFAATAVNPSSAGGDHADVHLERSVVRWLAELVGFPHPAGGGLLTSGASMATIVALGAARNRAAAGLGVDVREAGLSALPPLVGYVSAETHSCVRKAAELLGLGSRHLRTVATDAAGHLDPVALRLEIAEDLAAGRVPFLVAASAGTVNTGAVDDLDALADVCAEFGLWLHVDGAYGAFGRLDPASAHRYAGLERADSLALDPHKWLGVPVDCGCVLVRDAEQLRGTFSLVPPYLRDDAAGGLGWFSEYGIEQTRPFRSLKVWATIAASGREGIVRDVSRCCALARTLGELVTAADDLELLAPVETSIVAFRYRPAGLDEETLHRVNALLPVAVQERGEAFVTGTVLGGREAVRACLLNAATTEQDLRVLLDEVREAGAALVKGA; encoded by the coding sequence ATGGGCCACAGCACCGACTTCCGTTCCGCCGCGCGTCAGGCGGCCGATCTCATCGCCGACTACCTCGACGGCCTGCCCGATCGTCCGGTCTGGACGCCGATGTCGGCGGAGGCGCGTGAGGCGTTGCTCGAACTGCCGCTGCCGGAGCAGGGAACCGGGCTGGACGCGCTGCTCGGCGAGGTCGCCGCGAAGGTGCTGCCGCATCCGATGGGCAACGGGCACCCGCGGTTCTTCGGCTGGGTGAACGCCGCCCCCGCGCCCGCGGGCGTGCTCGGGGCGTTCGCCGCGACCGCGGTGAACCCCAGTTCGGCCGGGGGCGACCACGCGGACGTGCACCTGGAGCGGAGCGTCGTGCGGTGGCTCGCGGAGCTGGTCGGGTTTCCGCATCCGGCCGGGGGCGGGCTGCTGACCTCGGGCGCCTCGATGGCGACGATCGTCGCGCTCGGCGCGGCCAGGAACCGGGCCGCGGCCGGGCTCGGCGTGGACGTGCGGGAGGCAGGGCTGTCGGCGCTGCCGCCGCTGGTGGGCTACGTCAGCGCGGAGACGCACTCGTGCGTGCGCAAGGCGGCGGAGCTGCTCGGTCTGGGCAGCCGGCACCTCAGGACGGTGGCCACCGACGCCGCCGGACACCTGGACCCCGTCGCGCTGCGCCTGGAGATCGCCGAGGACCTGGCCGCCGGGCGGGTGCCCTTCCTGGTCGCCGCCTCCGCGGGGACGGTGAACACCGGGGCGGTCGACGATCTGGACGCGCTCGCGGACGTCTGCGCCGAGTTCGGGCTCTGGCTGCACGTCGACGGCGCCTACGGCGCGTTCGGCCGGCTGGACCCGGCCTCCGCGCACCGCTACGCGGGGCTGGAGCGGGCCGACTCCCTGGCGCTCGACCCGCACAAGTGGCTGGGCGTGCCGGTCGACTGCGGCTGCGTGCTGGTCCGCGACGCCGAGCAGCTGCGCGGGACCTTCAGCCTGGTGCCGCCCTACCTGCGCGACGACGCGGCCGGGGGTCTGGGCTGGTTCTCCGAGTACGGCATCGAGCAGACCAGGCCGTTCCGCTCCCTCAAGGTGTGGGCGACGATCGCGGCGTCCGGCCGCGAGGGCATCGTCCGCGACGTGAGCCGCTGCTGCGCCCTGGCCCGCACCCTCGGGGAGCTGGTCACCGCCGCCGACGACCTGGAGCTGCTCGCTCCCGTGGAGACCTCGATCGTGGCGTTCCGCTACCGGCCCGCCGGGCTGGACGAGGAGACGCTGCACCGCGTCAACGCCCTGCTGCCGGTAGCGGTGCAGGAGCGCGGCGAGGCCTTCGTGACGGGGACCGTGCTGGGCGGCCGGGAGGCCGTGCGGGCCTGCCTGTTGAACGCGGCGACCACCGAGCAGGATCTTCGGGTCCTGCTCGACGAGGTCCGCGAGGCCGGTGCCGCGCTCGTGAAGGGCGCCTGA
- a CDS encoding MarR family winged helix-turn-helix transcriptional regulator, producing the protein MTDSTPPPLGLALRHAHLRAARVFAEELGPLGVENIVAGVLMHLGHLGPQTQRQLVERVNSDKSAMVRYIDALEARGLVRREPHPTDRRAQLIVLTDAGRVLLAEVQEAADRTEDRLTDHLTPEERELFHRLLVRFTYD; encoded by the coding sequence ATGACCGACAGCACCCCGCCGCCCCTCGGCCTGGCCCTGCGCCACGCCCACCTGCGGGCCGCCCGCGTCTTCGCCGAGGAGCTGGGGCCGCTCGGCGTGGAGAACATCGTGGCCGGAGTGCTGATGCACCTCGGCCACCTGGGGCCGCAGACCCAGCGTCAGCTGGTCGAGCGGGTCAACAGCGACAAGTCCGCCATGGTCCGTTACATCGACGCGCTGGAGGCGCGCGGACTGGTGCGGCGCGAACCGCACCCGACCGACCGCCGCGCCCAGTTGATCGTGCTGACCGACGCCGGACGGGTGCTGCTGGCCGAGGTCCAGGAGGCCGCGGACCGCACCGAGGACCGGTTGACGGACCACCTCACGCCGGAGGAGCGCGAGCTCTTCCACCGCCTGCTGGTCCGCTTCACCTACGACTGA
- a CDS encoding SDR family oxidoreductase: MPNKSMAGQVVVITGAARGVGAQLARTVSARGAKVALVGLEREQLEQVAGECGADAGWWEANVTDREALRATAEAIVERYGRVDVVVANAGIATGAPFEDSDPDVWTRVIEVNLVGSANTAWAFLPALTASRGYLLQIASLAALTPAPLMTAYCASKSGVEAFAHALRPELALKGVKVGVGYLSWTDTDMVRGADEDAVMRDMRAALPWPLNRTYPLAPAVERLADGISRRSVHVYAQAWLRAMQPQRHLTPLIVGAVGPMKLRAMGSRLAEFAEKPRGLVGRGGAADEASRSVRQS; the protein is encoded by the coding sequence ATGCCGAACAAGAGCATGGCCGGTCAGGTCGTCGTGATCACCGGGGCCGCCCGCGGCGTCGGCGCGCAGCTGGCCCGCACGGTCTCCGCCCGCGGCGCGAAGGTGGCGCTGGTCGGCCTGGAGCGGGAGCAGTTGGAGCAGGTCGCGGGGGAGTGCGGGGCGGACGCGGGCTGGTGGGAGGCGAACGTCACCGACCGGGAGGCGCTGCGTGCCACGGCCGAGGCGATCGTCGAGCGCTACGGCCGGGTCGACGTCGTGGTCGCCAATGCCGGCATCGCGACCGGCGCGCCGTTCGAGGACTCGGACCCCGACGTGTGGACCCGGGTGATCGAGGTCAACCTGGTCGGCAGCGCCAACACGGCCTGGGCCTTCCTGCCCGCGCTGACCGCCTCGCGCGGTTACCTCCTGCAGATCGCCTCGCTGGCCGCGCTCACCCCCGCGCCGCTGATGACGGCGTACTGCGCGAGCAAGAGCGGCGTCGAGGCCTTCGCCCACGCGCTGCGCCCCGAGCTGGCGCTCAAGGGCGTCAAGGTGGGGGTCGGCTACCTGAGCTGGACCGACACCGACATGGTGCGCGGCGCGGACGAGGACGCGGTGATGCGGGACATGCGGGCCGCACTGCCCTGGCCGCTCAACCGCACCTACCCGCTGGCCCCCGCGGTCGAGCGGCTCGCGGACGGCATCTCCCGCCGCTCCGTGCACGTCTACGCCCAGGCGTGGCTGCGGGCCATGCAGCCGCAGCGGCACCTGACCCCGCTGATCGTCGGCGCGGTCGGACCGATGAAGCTCCGCGCGATGGGCTCGCGGCTGGCGGAGTTCGCCGAGAAGCCGCGCGGGCTGGTCGGCCGGGGAGGCGCGGCCGACGAGGCGTCGCGTTCGGTCCGTCAGTCGTAG
- a CDS encoding multicopper oxidase family protein codes for MSGQGMRGHGVSRRRFLGYGAAGVLGAGAVAVGLPLLGGMIPGGQPGLLLTSKVPLPKKYAVPLPVPPVLQPVRTDGTTDYYEITARPGLARLVPGHDTEVWGYQGVFPGPTIESRSGRRTVVTHRNELPHPTVVHLHGGHTPDDSDGHPLDLIAPLGGGGSASVGSMAGMPGMGSATATTERRYVYPMQQRAATLWYHDHTMGFTGPHVYRGLAGFHLVRDDEEAALPLPRGPRELPLMIADRAFGADGGFAYPALDPAEGTPGVRNAYMNGVLGDVVLVNGAPWPFAEVDRARYRLRLLNASNSRRYRLELDPPPSGGLGLVQIGSDGGLLSSASFHDSIDIAPAERFDVLVDFSRYPAGSSVRLVNRLGSGGTDEVMRFDIGTAKVADDSVIPIRRPLSHVEQLDPAKAVAHRTFVFQKSEKSWTVNGQDYRPGRSLAAPKLGQIEVWRFVTDVHHPVHLHLDPFQVVSRNGEQPGLYDAGWKDTVDVLPAQGVEVAVRFTDYAGRFLLHCHNLEHEDMAMMAEFTTG; via the coding sequence ATGAGCGGGCAGGGCATGCGCGGGCATGGCGTGAGCCGCCGCCGGTTCCTCGGATACGGCGCGGCCGGGGTCCTCGGGGCGGGGGCGGTCGCCGTCGGGCTGCCGCTGCTCGGCGGGATGATCCCCGGCGGCCAGCCGGGCCTGCTGCTGACCAGCAAGGTGCCGCTGCCGAAGAAGTACGCGGTGCCGCTGCCGGTCCCTCCGGTCCTGCAGCCGGTGCGGACCGACGGCACCACGGACTACTACGAGATCACCGCCCGCCCCGGGCTGGCCCGGCTGGTGCCGGGCCACGACACCGAGGTCTGGGGCTACCAGGGCGTCTTCCCCGGCCCTACCATCGAGTCCCGCTCCGGCCGCCGCACCGTGGTGACGCACCGCAACGAACTACCGCACCCGACCGTGGTCCACCTGCACGGCGGCCACACCCCGGACGACAGCGACGGCCACCCGCTCGACCTCATCGCTCCGCTGGGCGGCGGCGGTTCGGCCTCTGTTGGCAGCATGGCGGGCATGCCCGGCATGGGTTCGGCCACCGCCACGACCGAGCGCCGGTACGTCTATCCGATGCAGCAGCGCGCCGCGACGCTCTGGTACCACGACCACACCATGGGCTTCACCGGCCCGCACGTCTACCGCGGCCTGGCCGGCTTCCACCTGGTCCGCGACGACGAGGAGGCGGCGCTGCCGCTGCCGCGCGGCCCGCGCGAACTGCCGCTGATGATCGCGGACCGGGCCTTCGGCGCCGACGGCGGCTTCGCCTACCCGGCGCTGGACCCGGCCGAGGGCACCCCCGGCGTCCGGAACGCCTACATGAACGGCGTGCTGGGCGACGTCGTCCTGGTCAACGGCGCGCCCTGGCCCTTCGCCGAGGTCGACCGCGCCCGCTACCGGCTGCGCCTCCTCAACGCGTCCAACTCCCGCCGCTACCGGCTGGAGCTGGACCCGCCGCCGTCCGGCGGCCTCGGCCTGGTGCAGATCGGCTCCGACGGCGGCCTGTTGAGCTCGGCCTCGTTCCACGACTCGATCGACATCGCCCCGGCCGAGCGCTTCGACGTCCTCGTCGACTTCTCCCGCTACCCGGCGGGCAGCAGCGTCCGGCTGGTCAACCGGCTCGGCAGCGGCGGCACGGACGAGGTCATGCGGTTCGACATCGGCACCGCCAAGGTCGCGGACGACTCGGTGATCCCGATACGGCGGCCGCTGTCCCACGTCGAGCAGTTGGACCCGGCCAAGGCCGTCGCCCACCGCACCTTCGTCTTCCAGAAGTCCGAGAAGAGCTGGACCGTCAACGGACAGGACTACCGGCCCGGCCGTTCGCTGGCCGCGCCGAAGCTCGGGCAGATCGAGGTCTGGCGCTTCGTCACCGACGTGCACCACCCCGTCCACCTGCATCTGGACCCCTTCCAGGTGGTGAGCAGGAACGGCGAGCAGCCGGGCCTCTACGACGCCGGATGGAAGGACACCGTCGACGTGCTGCCCGCCCAGGGCGTGGAGGTGGCGGTCAGGTTCACCGACTACGCCGGCCGCTTCCTGCTGCACTGCCACAACCTCGAACACGAGGACATGGCGATGATGGCGGAGTTCACCACCGGCTGA